Proteins from one Sabethes cyaneus chromosome 2, idSabCyanKW18_F2, whole genome shotgun sequence genomic window:
- the LOC128737912 gene encoding cuticle protein 21.3-like: MSAKIVICLAICALSSVVSAGVIPVAAPFAAAGVVAPYATSYNAHTVNHAIAAPYVAAAPVVAPAAKLVAAPAAVAPASLAYSAYTGLPAFGAYSAYSGFPASYVV, from the exons ATGTCTGCCAAAATTGTG ATCTGCCTAGCCATCTGTGCCTTGAGCTCCGTAGTGTCAGCTGGAGTCATCCCAGTCGCTGCTCCTTTCGCGGCAGCGGGCGTGGTGGCCCCATACGCAACCTCCTACAATGCGCACACCGTAAATCACGCTATCGCTGCGCCATACGTTGCTGCTGCTCCAGTGGTTGCCCCGGCTGCTAAGCTCGTAGCTGCTCCAGCGGCAGTTGCCCCCGCTTCGCTTGCATACAGCGCATACACTGGACTACCGGCATTCGGTGCCTACTCGGCGTACAGCGGATTTCCCGCCAGCTATGTAGTCTAA
- the LOC128736466 gene encoding uncharacterized protein LOC128736466 produces the protein MFAKVLLATSLLAVVSAKPHVYAHVSPAFVAAHSSQVFARTYNGIIPIAVPAHIPAPIPAPVPSFYIPPPSAPAFFAYPVYEPAPAIPAVPAVPAVVATPAVVATAAVPKVVPATPVAKLVRRPATYLTTIRHRSVYV, from the exons ATGTTCGCCAAAGTG TTGCTCGCTACCAGCCTGTTAGCTGTGGTCAGTGCCAAACCTCACGTGTACGCTCATGTCTCTCCGGCGTTTGTTGCGGCTCACAGTTCTCAAGTGTTTGCCCGAACATACAACGGAATAATCCCGATAGCAGTACCGGCACACATTCCTGCTCCAATACCGGCCCCTGTGCCGTCCTTCTACATTCCTCCTCCATCGGCACCGGCCTTTTTTGCCTATCCTGTATACGAACCTGCTCCAGCTATCCCGGCGGTTCCGGCGGTCCCGGCTGTAGTGGCTACGCCGGCAGTGGTAGCCACTGCTGCAGTTCCCAAGGTGGTGCCAGCGACACCGGTGGCGAAATTAGTCCGACGACCAGCTACATATTTGACCACCATCCGGCATCGCTCGGTTTATGTGTAA
- the LOC128734382 gene encoding uncharacterized protein LOC128734382 produces the protein MFAKIIFFCALAIASICAKPQLPLAYSSPLLANPAIAVASPYAAYTSPVAAAYTAASAPLTAAYPSPYAAYPYAAYNSVFL, from the exons ATGTTCGCTAAAATC ATTTTCTTCTGCGCCCTGGCCATTGCCAGTATCTGCGCTAAGCCTCAGCTTCCGTTGGCCTATTCTTCCCCGCTGTTGGCCAACCCAGCTATCGCCGTTGCCTCGCCATACGCTGCTTACACATCGCCTGTTGCTGCTGCCTACACCGCTGCCTCGGCTCCTCTAACGGCTGCTTATCCCAGCCCTTATGCCGCATATCCTTATGCTGCCTACAACTCGGTTTTCTTGTAA
- the LOC128736465 gene encoding collagen alpha-1(IX) chain-like — protein sequence MAFVRSFVQVQVLNGIGPSGFGHSTALRYIYRPERKLSFLVLFLYTAIVSAQDIFGFGENDEGPCGRWKPGDVDLRSFDLIREFHLDQFESSGRHVYSIEGTKNFQTAYRLENEANLTMRSIDAFPRGLPHQFSLECTYRTEAEPVSLWHLIEVTNEHHESQLTVTMNPGRQTLEIGLPSIEGELQVVEYHHSSLFDQRWHKIMLGVTNDFLNLWVDCQPVKDVDGNLNAPLEPRGRFDTNNGFVSISRYAETSLMEPESPLIDLQWMVMNCDPTRPARGTCDELPLYEVAHLTNRLPDGPEPKADCNAVCPPGYNGTDGAPGAPGSPGLNGEKGEPGINGRRGPPGPRGLEGPAGVSIRGEKGESGAVGAKGEPGAAAAAGAAVVGPPGLPGPQGMPGIGIKGDRGEQGLDGLPGQKGESIHGPPGLRGPPGPPGIGQRGEKGERGDTGFPGRDGISLPGVPGAKGEKGEPGVAVSSVAVRGEKGETGARGPTGIQGLPGAPGPVGPPGPPGPVSGDGLYATGNLGVSVPGPRGAPGSPGLPGPPGPPGQPGSSGGEMSTGSGRYFENFMSYGHRGPVGYTGLPGERGAGGDRGPEGIVGLPGAPGQDGAPGLQGLPGVTGQPGAPGLPGPPGRSVTEAEVRDICASVLRDQLAQITEGLIGPPGPPGESRSGRPGLPGKPGPKGDRGYQGPPGDRGYPGESGNPGLPGTPGDRGEPGLDGKAGSDGFGRDGPPGPPGPQGPPGAEVQGPPGRQGERGEPGKSGMPGLRGPQGVAGVCPNDCYMAAVAAAQSFRAANQQTKGPSY from the exons aaaactgtcgTTTTTGGTACTGTTCCTGTACACAGCAATCGTTTCAGCAC AGGACATTTTCGGGTTTGGCGAAAACGACGAAGGACCCTGCGGTCGATGGAAACCGGGCGATGTGGATCTTCGGTCGTTCGACTTGATTCGGGAGTTTCATTTGGATCAGTTCGAAAGCAGCGGACGACATGTGTACAGCATCGAAGGAACCAAAAACTTTCAGACGGCCTATCGGCTGGAAAACGAAGCTAACTTAACAATGCGATCCATCGATGCCTTTCCCCGTGGTTTGCCGCATCAATTTTCGCTAGAATGTACCTACCGAACGGAGGCGGAGCCCGTGTCTTTGTGGCACTTGATCGAGGTTACCAACGAACATCACGAAAGTCAGTTGACCGTGACGATGAACCCGGGACGACAAACGCTGGAGATTGGTTTGCCCAGTATAGAGGGCGAGCTGCAGGTTGTGGAGTATCATCACTCGTCA cttttcgaTCAACGCTGGCATAAAATTATGCTAGGTGTGACGAACGACTTCTTGAACCTGTGGGTCGACTGTCAACCGGTTAAAGATGTAGATGGAAATCTGAACGCACCCTTAGAACCACGTGGGCGATTTGATACGAACAATGGGTTTGTTTCGATTTCACGCTATGCTGAAACCTCGTTGATGGAGCCCGAGTCACCGTTGATAGACCTGCAGTGGATGGTAATGAATTGCGATCCAACACGTCCCGCTAGAGGAACATGCGATGAACTACCGTTGTACGAAGTGGCCCACTTGACAAATAGACTACCAGATGGTCCAGAGCCTAAAGCTGATTGCAATGCTGTGTGCCCTCCAGGATACAACGGAACTGAT ggTGCTCCGGGAGCTCCAGGTTCCCCCGGTCTGAATGGAGAAAAGGGAGAACCAGGTATAAATGGTCGACGA GGTCCACCTGGTCCTCGTGGCTTAGAAGGCCCTGCTGGTGTTTCCATTAGAGGCGAAAAGGGAGAGTCAGGTGCTGTGGGAGCAAAAGGTGAGCCAGGTGCCGCAGCTGCAGCGGGAGCGGCTGTCGTTGGTCCACCTGGTCTGCCTGGACCACAAGGAATGCCGGGAATTGGAATAAAAGGCGACAGG GGTGAACAAGGATTAGATGGACTTCCTGGACAAAAAGGTGAGTCCATACATGGACCACCAGGACTAAGGGGACCTCCTGGTCCTCCCGGGATTGGCCAACGAGGAGAAAAG GGCGAACGTGGTGATACAGGTTTTCCCGGACGAGATGGTATTTCGTTGCCAGGTGTTCCAGGAGCTAAAGGAGAGAAGGGAGAACCT GGAGTTGCAGTGTCGTCAGTTGCTGTTCGGGGAGAAAAAGGAGAAACTGGTGCAAGGGGGCCGACTGGTATTCAAGGCCTACCAGGTGCTCCTGGCCCAGTGGGACCTCCTGGTCCACCCGGACCCGTTTCTGGCGATGGGTTATATGCAACTGGTAATTTAGGAGTCTCGGTTCCTGGACCACGTGGAGCTCCTGGTTCACCAGGTCTTCCCGGTCCTCCAGGACCTCCAGGTCAACCTGGTTCTTCAGGGGGAGAGATGTCTACAG GTAGTGGACGATACTTTGAAAACTTCATGTCATACGGACATCGAGGACCAGTTGGATATACTGGATTACCAGGAGAACGAGGAGCAGGTGGTGATCGTGGACCGGAGGGTATTGTGGGCCTGCCAGGTGCACCTGGCCAAGACGGAGCTCCTGGGCTACAAGGTCTTCCCGGTGTTACAGGGCAACCTGGGGCTCCTGGTTTACCCGGACCACCAGGAAGAAGTGTTACGGAAGCTGAAGTGCGGGATATTTGTGCATCGGTGTTACGCGATCAGTTGGCACAGATAACGGAAGGCCTAATAGGACCACCCGGTCCACCTGGGGAATCAAGATCTGGAAGACCTGGACTACCGGGAAAACCTGGCCCGAAAGGAGATCGCGGCTATCAAGGTCCACCAG GTGACAGAGGATATCCAGGGGAAAGTGGAAATCCAGGATTACCTGGCACTCCTGGCGACCGGGGTGAGCCAGGATTGGATGGAAAGGCTGGAAGTGATGGCTTTGGTCGTGATGGACCTCCAG GCCCTCCGGGACCACAAGGCCCACCAGGCGCAGAAGTACAAGGGCCTCCTGGCCGTCAAGGAGAGAGAGGAGAGCCAGGAAAATCAG gtATGCCAGGGTTGCGAGGTCCACAGGGTGTTGCTGGGGTGTGCCCCAACGATTGCTATATGGCTGCTGTCGCTGCCGCTCAAAGCTTCCGAGCTGCTAATCAGCAAACTAAGGGACCATCGTACTAA